A window from Verrucomicrobiota bacterium encodes these proteins:
- a CDS encoding efflux RND transporter permease subunit, whose product MRKLAEVCIRRPVFASMLILALVVVGAAGYLHLQVDRYPSVDLPTIRISTRLPGASPAEVEALVSHRIEEVVNTVEGIKELRSISGVGSSFIIATFDLNRDVDSAAQDVRDRVAAVLRDLPRDADPPLISKFDTDQSPIMTIALSGQRSRRELTEMADKIVKVQLERCLGVGEVEILGGLERAINIWIDADRLAAYQIPITAVREAIVRQNANVPGGNVTGPLREHALRTLGRITDPKAFNDLVVATVNGSPIRIRDLGWSEDGTKEQRSLGRLDGVPTVMMELRRQSGANTTAVIEAVKEKLAELAKVLPPDARLEVTRDQSHYIYEALHEINRHLVLGSILASSVVLLFMRNWRATFIAALAIPTSVISTFGMMWALNFSLNSVTMLALVLMVGIVIDDAIVVLENIFRFVEEKKMSAFEAARAATAEISLAVMATTFSLVVIFVPVSFMSSIAGRFLFQFGLTAAVAVLVSLLVSFTLTPMMSARLFSLSQLASSGSHAVARSRRGFYAWIDRGYSSILGFAMRHRLWVASVAVLVMLTSIPLYKVVRQEYTPGNTDEGEFEISVTTREGTSLAAMDVTLQVLEKELRNLPAVRTVLASVGGSGSLGSVNHGRIYVSLAPHKERVFRWGRLLSLNPLRAFQGNYSQRDVIQEVRRRMKKYSDLRVSIRSSQSSINLGGPNYEVDFSLLGPDLGSLSAYAETLRKKAPELGVVDADTTLKLDKPELRVEIDRVRAAALGVDTDDIATALRIMVGGDQRVSRFRDPTLNEDYDVQLRLAEGGRNDPSTISRIYVPRQNGSLVRLDNLVQIVPGQTASRIDRVDRQRQVSLRGSVAPGFAMGDRIEALREAVKEMNLPMGYTTRVSGRARELEATFREFLWAFLLSVILMYLILASQFESVVHPFTILLSLPISVPFAMLSIWLTDNTINLYSALGILVLFGVVKKNAILQIDHMNTLRATGMERMAAIMQANRDRLRPILMTTLALVAGMLPLALGAGPGAEERRAVAVVVIGGQSLCLLLTLVVTPVAYSLLDDLAQKLHWRRLSTRWSPVAAVPVAKPDL is encoded by the coding sequence CAAGTTAGCTGAAGTCTGCATCCGGCGCCCGGTCTTCGCCAGCATGCTCATTCTGGCGCTTGTGGTCGTCGGAGCGGCGGGGTATCTGCACTTGCAGGTCGATCGCTATCCCTCGGTCGATCTGCCGACGATTCGAATTTCCACGCGGCTGCCGGGGGCGTCGCCTGCGGAGGTGGAGGCGCTCGTCTCGCATCGCATCGAAGAGGTCGTCAATACGGTCGAAGGGATCAAGGAATTGCGTTCCATCTCAGGCGTCGGGAGTTCCTTTATCATTGCCACGTTTGATTTGAATCGCGACGTGGATTCCGCAGCCCAGGACGTGCGCGACCGCGTGGCGGCCGTTTTGCGCGATTTGCCCCGCGACGCCGATCCGCCGCTGATTTCCAAATTTGACACCGACCAATCCCCGATCATGACCATCGCCCTGTCGGGCCAACGCTCCCGGCGCGAGCTGACCGAGATGGCGGACAAAATCGTCAAGGTCCAGCTCGAACGCTGCCTCGGCGTCGGCGAAGTCGAAATCCTGGGCGGATTGGAACGCGCGATCAATATCTGGATCGATGCGGACCGGCTCGCGGCGTATCAAATCCCTATCACTGCCGTGCGCGAAGCCATCGTCCGGCAAAACGCGAACGTCCCCGGGGGAAACGTCACCGGGCCATTGCGCGAACATGCGCTTCGCACGCTGGGCCGCATCACCGATCCCAAAGCGTTCAACGATCTCGTGGTCGCAACGGTCAATGGCTCTCCGATTCGTATCCGCGATCTGGGTTGGTCCGAGGACGGCACGAAAGAGCAGCGTTCGCTCGGCCGGCTGGATGGAGTGCCCACGGTCATGATGGAGCTGCGCCGCCAGTCCGGAGCCAATACGACGGCGGTCATCGAGGCCGTGAAGGAGAAACTGGCTGAGCTGGCCAAGGTTCTCCCGCCGGACGCGCGGTTGGAAGTGACCCGGGATCAATCCCACTACATTTACGAAGCTTTGCACGAAATCAACCGGCACCTCGTGCTGGGGAGCATCCTGGCCAGCTCCGTCGTGCTGCTGTTCATGCGCAATTGGCGGGCAACCTTTATCGCGGCCCTGGCAATCCCGACTTCCGTGATTTCAACCTTCGGCATGATGTGGGCGCTCAACTTCAGCTTGAACAGCGTCACCATGCTCGCGCTGGTGCTCATGGTCGGCATCGTCATCGACGACGCCATCGTCGTGCTCGAGAACATTTTTCGATTCGTCGAGGAAAAGAAGATGAGCGCGTTCGAGGCGGCGCGCGCGGCCACGGCGGAGATCAGCCTGGCGGTCATGGCCACGACGTTCAGCCTGGTGGTGATTTTCGTGCCGGTCTCGTTCATGTCGAGCATTGCCGGGCGGTTTCTGTTTCAATTCGGGTTGACCGCGGCGGTGGCGGTGCTGGTGAGCTTGCTGGTTTCGTTCACGCTGACGCCGATGATGAGCGCGCGCCTTTTCAGCTTGAGCCAGCTTGCGTCTTCGGGAAGCCATGCCGTGGCGCGGTCGCGGCGCGGTTTCTACGCATGGATTGACCGGGGTTACTCGTCGATTCTAGGGTTCGCCATGCGCCATCGGCTCTGGGTCGCGAGTGTCGCCGTGCTCGTCATGCTCACGTCCATCCCGCTCTACAAAGTCGTGCGGCAGGAATATACGCCGGGAAACACGGACGAAGGCGAATTCGAGATCAGTGTGACCACGCGGGAAGGCACCAGCCTGGCCGCGATGGACGTGACGCTCCAGGTTTTGGAAAAGGAATTGCGCAACCTTCCGGCTGTGCGCACGGTGCTGGCTTCGGTGGGCGGCAGTGGCTCTCTTGGCAGCGTCAACCACGGGCGAATCTACGTCAGCCTCGCGCCGCACAAGGAACGGGTGTTCCGTTGGGGCCGGTTGCTGAGCCTGAATCCGCTCCGGGCTTTCCAGGGCAATTACAGCCAGCGCGATGTGATCCAGGAAGTGCGGCGTCGCATGAAGAAGTATTCGGATCTGCGCGTTTCCATCCGGAGCAGCCAGTCGTCCATCAACCTGGGGGGACCGAATTACGAAGTCGATTTCTCGTTGCTCGGGCCCGATCTGGGATCCCTGTCCGCTTACGCGGAAACACTGCGAAAGAAAGCGCCGGAATTAGGGGTCGTGGACGCAGACACCACCTTGAAACTCGACAAACCCGAACTGCGCGTGGAGATCGACCGCGTCCGCGCCGCCGCGTTGGGTGTGGATACCGATGACATCGCCACGGCGCTGCGCATCATGGTGGGCGGCGATCAGCGGGTGTCGCGCTTCCGCGATCCGACCTTGAACGAAGACTACGACGTGCAACTGCGTTTGGCCGAGGGCGGACGCAACGATCCCTCCACTATCTCGCGCATCTATGTGCCGCGCCAGAACGGCAGCCTGGTGCGGCTGGACAATCTGGTGCAGATCGTCCCGGGGCAGACCGCCTCGCGCATCGACCGCGTGGACCGCCAGCGACAGGTCAGCCTGCGCGGCTCGGTCGCTCCCGGCTTCGCGATGGGCGACCGGATCGAAGCGCTTCGCGAGGCTGTGAAAGAAATGAATTTGCCGATGGGTTACACGACGCGCGTTTCGGGCCGGGCGCGCGAACTGGAAGCCACTTTCCGGGAATTTCTCTGGGCGTTTCTGCTTTCGGTCATTCTTATGTATCTCATCCTTGCCTCGCAATTCGAGAGCGTGGTCCATCCGTTCACCATTCTGCTTTCTCTACCCATCTCCGTGCCGTTCGCCATGCTTTCGATCTGGCTGACAGATAACACGATCAATTTGTATTCGGCCCTGGGAATCCTGGTGCTCTTCGGCGTGGTGAAGAAGAATGCCATTCTTCAGATCGATCACATGAACACGCTGCGCGCAACGGGCATGGAACGGATGGCCGCGATCATGCAGGCGAACCGGGATCGGTTGCGGCCGATCCTGATGACGACGCTGGCGCTGGTGGCGGGCATGTTGCCCCTGGCGCTCGGCGCCGGCCCGGGCGCCGAAGAACGTCGAGCGGTCGCGGTCGTCGTCATCGGCGGCCAATCGCTCTGTTTGCTCCTGACGCTGGTCGTGACTCCCGTCGCGTATTCCCTGCTGGATGATCTCGCCCAAAAGCTCCACTGGCGGCGATTATCCACGAGATGGTCGCCGGTGGCGGCGGTGCCGGTCGCGAAACCGGATCTCTAA